The following coding sequences lie in one Nitrospirota bacterium genomic window:
- a CDS encoding NHL repeat-containing protein gives MINFIHRCRRFLRLSKRLLLKTCVILSNLRIAYLCVLCVFLIAFSALPAPAQAVRLTNVQHLFDITYSFKQPSDVAVSKEGLIYVVDGVNSAVKVFNQNGKFIFSFGAKGPAEGEFKFPLGIGIDSAGRVYVADSGNHRVQIFNSTGGFLSQIRVLSKNGRPADPTDVSIDESAGKIYIVDNDNHCIHAYDRATLQKIESYGAPGEGDREFRYPFLMALDAERYLYIVDVINTRVQILSPEGLYVASVGKWGVEKGEFFRPKGVAIDRNGKIYVSDSYMGVVQVFEPVGDFYSAIGDPDKGAVRKFVTPAGIFIDNKDRLYVVEMFAEKVSVYQLEKDAE, from the coding sequence ATGATAAATTTCATCCACAGATGCCGCAGATTTCTCAGATTAAGCAAAAGGCTCTTATTAAAAACCTGCGTAATCCTGAGCAATCTGCGGATTGCTTATCTCTGTGTACTATGTGTTTTTTTGATCGCCTTCTCAGCATTGCCTGCCCCGGCCCAAGCCGTCAGGCTGACGAATGTTCAGCATCTCTTTGATATAACTTACAGCTTCAAACAGCCCAGCGATGTGGCAGTTTCAAAGGAAGGGCTGATATATGTCGTGGACGGCGTAAACAGCGCTGTCAAGGTCTTCAATCAAAACGGCAAGTTCATATTTTCATTCGGAGCAAAGGGACCGGCAGAGGGAGAGTTTAAATTTCCGCTGGGCATAGGCATTGACAGCGCGGGGAGAGTTTACGTGGCGGACTCCGGCAATCACCGCGTGCAGATCTTCAATTCAACCGGGGGTTTTCTTTCACAGATCAGGGTCCTTTCAAAAAACGGCAGGCCTGCAGACCCGACAGATGTTTCAATTGACGAATCCGCGGGCAAAATCTACATAGTCGACAATGATAATCACTGCATTCACGCATATGACCGCGCGACATTGCAGAAGATCGAATCTTACGGCGCGCCTGGAGAAGGAGACAGGGAATTCAGATACCCGTTCTTGATGGCCCTTGACGCAGAGCGCTATCTTTACATAGTGGATGTCATCAATACGCGCGTCCAGATCTTAAGTCCCGAAGGGTTGTATGTCGCAAGCGTCGGCAAATGGGGTGTTGAAAAAGGTGAATTCTTCAGGCCCAAAGGGGTCGCAATTGACAGGAACGGGAAGATATATGTCAGCGACAGCTATATGGGAGTGGTCCAGGTATTTGAACCGGTCGGCGATTTTTATTCGGCGATCGGCGATCCGGACAAAGGAGCGGTCAGGAAATTCGTTACGCCAGCAGGGATATTCATAGACAATAAAGACAGGCTCTATGTCGTGGAAATGTTCGCAGAAAAGGTAAGCGTGTACCAGTTGGAAAAGGATGCGGAATGA
- a CDS encoding cytochrome C, with amino-acid sequence MKKLFYKIYMLGFMALTVFFIYIIWEVTFAHIIEEYHGRERALEIGQIVEQKKHEATKTSFEKIILESDEKIKHYLGYKILEERRIKGHFHHIGFQIGPDKRSYCVDCHGDMPHDHIKELRAFLNMHAFFVGCETCHVKLEGAQKTRVYKWYDRTNGELVESPVKGSAPGAYKAKIIPFERVDGKLQRIDSEERMAFSREYREKEKSLSEAQKSRAKKLIHKIVSKQPAICEDCHQKEASLLPFADLGYPKERIDSIVSTEVVGMIKNYTKFYMPRMLHPGEELPKVEEKKAVKSEI; translated from the coding sequence ATGAAAAAACTATTCTATAAAATATATATGCTGGGTTTTATGGCGCTCACGGTGTTCTTCATCTATATAATCTGGGAAGTGACCTTCGCGCATATAATAGAAGAATATCACGGCAGGGAGCGCGCCCTGGAGATCGGGCAGATAGTAGAGCAGAAAAAACACGAAGCGACAAAGACCTCTTTTGAAAAGATCATACTCGAAAGCGACGAGAAGATAAAACATTACCTCGGTTACAAGATCCTCGAAGAGAGAAGGATAAAGGGGCACTTCCACCATATCGGGTTCCAGATCGGCCCGGACAAACGGTCATACTGCGTGGACTGCCACGGCGATATGCCGCATGATCACATAAAAGAGCTGAGGGCCTTTCTGAATATGCACGCGTTCTTTGTCGGCTGCGAGACCTGCCACGTAAAACTCGAGGGGGCGCAGAAGACAAGGGTCTATAAATGGTATGACAGGACCAACGGGGAACTGGTCGAAAGCCCTGTGAAGGGTTCAGCGCCGGGCGCGTACAAGGCAAAAATCATTCCTTTTGAGCGCGTTGACGGAAAGCTCCAGAGGATCGACTCGGAGGAACGGATGGCCTTTTCACGCGAATACAGGGAAAAAGAAAAATCCCTCTCGGAGGCGCAGAAATCAAGGGCCAAAAAACTGATACATAAGATAGTCAGTAAACAGCCGGCCATCTGCGAGGACTGCCACCAGAAGGAGGCGTCTTTGCTGCCGTTTGCCGACCTCGGGTATCCGAAAGAGAGAATAGATTCCATAGTGAGCACGGAAGTCGTCGGGATGATAAAGAACTACACAAAGTTCTACATGCCGAGGATGCTCCATCCGGGAGAAGAATTGCCGAAGGTCGAGGAAAAAAAAGCGGTAAAAAGTGAGATATAA